The sequence TTCCCCGCGTTAGCCCACTCTGCCAGCagttctcccctggcccacgaagggacgaCCTCGCAAGACAATAGGCCTAAAGCCTTTtgcgaggccttctagccttctagtgaacccgaggatatctgtcccccacacacccctcccctctaggtgctctcatccaCGCCCACGCGGATCTCTGAGAGTTTGTTGGGATTGAACTCGCGAGGATAGGGGCGGTCCTGGCCATACGACCCCACATGCTGGTGGCAGCAGGACACATAGGCGCCTGTGGGTGAAGAAGCTGGCAAGCGGGGCCCGATTTTCGATGAGAGtacaggggagggggagggggagggggagggggagggggagggcggAGGGCTGCTGGGCCAGCTGGGTAAGGGGAAGGAAGGGAGTTGGGCCGAGGAGAGCGGGCTGGCTGTGTGGGCTTTGGACAAGGATTTGTCCCAATCGGCCAGTTGTTCTCACTCTTTTATTTTCCATTTCATTTTCTGATTGTTTATAATTTTCAAACATAAGATTTAAATCAAGTGTTGAAATTGATATTCAAatatttaaatgcacaaacaaaaatccaacatgatgcaaaTCACATATTTGTTTATTATTCTATTCCTCTAAAAATGCTTCAACACATATAAACTTAATAAATAATGAATCATACAATAATTAAGGACCCTATATTTATTAAATAAAATCTGTAATAATATTCATTCGGGATTAAATGTTTATTATCCATTCATAAATAACCATGAATCCTTTATTAGATAACATTTTCATGTAATTCTTTAGCGAATAGTTCAAGGTATAagatttagggcctgtttggtttgatgactaacttgccacactttgccatacttttctgcctaaggttagttcttcaattcgaacgactaaccttaagcAAAGTGTGGCAcgtttagccacaaaccaaacagccCCTAAATGACCAAAATAATTTAACCCCAGACTTAAATGTTTTAGGATTTATATTTGGCTAACAACATTTACTATTGCCAACTATTTGTTTTAGGAGAGAATAACTTTAAAATTGAGGGATCTTATATTAAGAGTCATTTTAATTCTTAAAATTTTAGAGAAGCATTTATAAATCTAAAAATAGGATTTTTTTTGGTGTTACAAGCTGGTGCTTTATAGTAGTAGCCCTCGTGCCCTCTATATTTTCTATCTGTGTGATTAGTTCCCTTCTCCACATATGCAGTTGCACCCACGAAGATTTAAAATATATTGTGTTTGGTTCTCTTCTCTACACGGACAAGACGGGACATGCCTCGACCGGTTAGAAGCGGTTGCATGCACTTGCACACAAATCAGGGACCTTTTTAGTTGTTTTTTATTATATTTTTAATTAAAAAATTTAATGACTGAACCAATTTTTATTTATGCTAGAGATTTTATGGACAAAACTAGACTACATATACTATATATTTCAATTTTTAAATTCTCCATTTTTATCTGTCCATCCAACTAAACAGCGTATACACCTCATCTGTATAAGTTTGTACAAACAactaaggtgttgtttggttcacgaaatgtaacgtaaagggtaatggtaatggtttacactcgattactgacggtaacaagtttgaatagtccggtatcaatttttagtatggtatctaattacggttggactaaaacaaacatgatttaacgttatcacttaccgattacgttacaaatatgtgaaccaaacggtacCTAAATAAATATGTCTTGTATGAGCTCAAGCAAACACTGTTTATTCTGGCTCCGCTTAGATAGTCTAACTCAATGATGTGAATTCATATACGTTTGTGGGTTAGAATAACTCGTGACCATCGATATCATATGATTTAAAAACGTATTGGATGCGATAATTCTATTTGGCGCAACGTACATGTGCTTGTTATTTAATATTTCCTCCATCCTAAAATAGTAGTAGGTTTAGTTCTAGATTTTCGTGTCTATAACTAAATTTTAATTTAAAACGGATGGAGTGAAAAGACTTGTTAAAAATTAGAACAAACCAAGACCCGGATAAGaattttttttgggggggggggacgGGCGGGAAGCTACCCGCCATCTGGCCACACGTTTTTGCCCCCGTTTGTTTTAGTTTTTTGGAGCTTCTGACCACCAAAAACTGCTGTGGACTGTCAAACGCTCAGTTTTCCAGTCAGTTTCTATAAAATTCATTTGGGTAAAaatcattcaaaatcaacataaacacataataggttgagtcgttgcaatagtaggaatccgtcactttctacatCCTAAGTCCTATAGACTCCTTTATCTTTttccgcacgtaatcctaatgatacttaGATTCTTTATAcaaccagattctccccacagccagattcttaaaaaagctggtcagaaaaaagctgaactcattttgcctCCTGTCTCGAGTCTATTCTAACAGACGGAGACGAAATGCTCAAATTAGCTGACACGTGGGTCCGGCGTCTCTTCCGTAGTGGACCCCACGTGTCAACGGAGATTGCGTGCTCTGTTAACTAATCGAATCCCCCAATTCCGTTTTCCTCTTCTTCGCCAATCCAACTCCCGTCTTCCTTCTTCCTCTTCCTTGTTCGAATCCAAGTAACCTACCCAAACCGCCAACCCCCACCCCAAGGAAGGAACCCTAGTACCCTACCCGTGAGAACCGCCGCCGCACAACCCCGGACGTGGTGGCAGGCGACCGATCCGGATCCATCATCCCAAGCTTCCTTTCTGTCTCCTCTTCATCCATCTCCACAAGTAAGATGCAATTTCTCCCTTTTCTTCCTGTCGGGCGGAGATAGTAGTATATTCTTCGAGGAAACCTAGGTGATTGCAATGTCGTTTTGATGATGATGATTCCCGACCATTTTATCTGCACAGGGATAATCAAGGAAGGAAGGCCATGGTTTTGTTCGAACTTGACCCGGACATCATCCGATGGGGTCTTCACCATCTCCTCCCCGCTCCGGCTGGATACTCTCCTCATTGTCGCACCCAAACCACCCCTACCACACCTTGTACAGCTTTTGCTCGCCCTCCTCATCAGCCCATCGGAGACATGGGTACCTCAAGCTCCGTTGAGATCAAGGTCGAGCATGTCGATGGGGTTGACAACGACGCGATCATCGCACAAGCCCTCCAGGAGGAATTGTCCAATGTCGCCTTCGCCGAAGCGTCCGGGCCAACCTCTGCCGCTGACAATCAACAACATTCTGCTGTTCTCACGCAGCAATGGCTTCGCCCACGCGCCGTGCATGTAGAACCAGGTATGCCCCTTCTATCCATATTCCAAAACAGCATCCATCCATCCTTTGGCTGTATTATTATTGTCAAGTGTTACACACACCTCCTTTAGCTTCTCAAGAGGCAGGGACCAGGGAGGAACCTTTCAGCACCTGCTCAAGCCCTGGAGATGACAATAACGTCCAGGACAGCCAGCAATGCTTGATAGAGCTCATGGATAACTTCTCTGTCATTGACGGTGAAGTGGGCAAAAGATTGAACAACATGGTTCCTGTTCCTGTTAGTACTACTATTACTAGTCACTTTGCTTCCTCATGCCTTAGCATGCAACctacatttactgctatttgcattcTCAAACATCACTGTGAGTGTTTCTATAGTCTCTTCATTTTGCTATTGCAGCATGTTCCTAAAACTAATGGAGAGATTCCTTCTGTTGACGAAGCCATTTCAGATCATCAAAGACTTCTTGACAGGTAAACCAAATTTTAGAGTGTGTGTATTAGACAGAGCTGATGTGCCATAGTAGTAGATAAGACATTTGGAAAATGTTACCAACACCAAACCGGTGTTTGTGCTTCTCTCTCCTTTTATTTTTATTCGTGATTATGTATGACCATGTCAGTGGATATAATTGCTTACCTCATAAATGGCATATGCGACTTGAATGTAATTTCTTCTTTTCCAAAAGGTTGGTGGTGTACGGTTTGGTTGATCTCAAGGTTAAAGGAGATGGCAACTGCCAGGTTTGTGTAAAGGATCCATCATTTTTTTCCATTTTGCCTGAAGCCATCTCACAGCATCTATTTGTATTCTGTGGTCTCTTAAACAGTTTCGAGCGCTGTCAGATCAATTTTACCGAACTCCTGAACATCACAGATTTGTCCGGCAGCAAGTGGTGAAGCAGGTCAGTGTTTTCGAAAAGACTAGTTTTGTTCTGGCCATGTATGGATTTCTGTATGCAAATGCATTTCATTGGTAAATGTGTACTACCATACTTGTTCCCAGTatctctccccccttttagcaatCATGCTTGAACATTCTTGTTGTTCTTTGTTTTAACCCCTTCAAATTGCTGGCACCTGGCAGCTTGAATCGCATCCTGAGATTTATGCAGGATATGTCCCTATGGACTACAGGGAATATCTCAAAAAGATGTCAAAGTGAGTATTTGTTCCGCTCTCCATTTATAATCAAATGTTTAGTTTATAATCTAAATATGCGTCCTCATTTTGTTATGCTTAAACAATTGAACCAGGAGTGGAGAATGGGGTGACCACGTTACATTGCAGGCTGCTGCAGACTCGGTAAACTTTTTTTGCTCTTGATCTTTTTGTTTTTGTGTTAATGTACATCTGACACTATGTATTTGGTAAAGGTACCAATTAAATCCTCCAGTTTCACAAGTACCCTGCGTGGCTAATTTATGTGGCTTCAGTGGTTAGCATACTTTTAAAATTTTATGGTAGAGGCAGCAGTTCTGCCTAATCAATTATGGTAGAGGGTACAAAGTACATAAGTGCACACGAAATTAcaaaaaaaaaattaaaaaaaatcatAGCTGGAAGCGAAGCTCGCGAAATGAGTGTTCAGCATATCTATACAACTTTTATTTTCATTGCAGGCACAATCAGAAAATAAGATTAAACGAGCTATGATGTTACAGATGCTGTTTTTCTGTTCAACATTCCTGTTGTTTCAAATATCTGCTGCGATTTCGCTTCTTCTGCTACCATGCTGTCTCTGTTAGGAGTATATTAGAATTTCTTTTGTTGGACAAAAAAAAAATCAAAGGAGTCTGTCAGTCATGCTTGAATTTCTGGGACTGGGATCATAGTATACTATTGGCCCTTTTTATTGTATTTTTGTGTATATATATGATATGAAACTCAAGTGCGTGCACTTGCTTTTGCAGTACGGTGTAAAGATCTTCATCCTGACATCATTCAGAGATACATGTTATATTGAGATTCTTCCTGTTGTTGAGAAATCCAGAAGAGGTAATGTTTATTTTCTAATTTAATTGTTATCGAGTTGTTGTACCTGCCCTCACATCAAAATCTGAGTATTGTTTGCCTAAGTAAACCTTCTCACTCTGTATATATCTCGGGCATATTTCCCAATGGGTGTTTTTGTTGATGAGCAGAGGTTTTGGCTATCTAAACTCAGAAGTCCTGTTGTGCAGTTATATGCTTGAGTTTTTGGGCTGAGGTGCACTACAACTCCATATATCCTGAAGGAGGTACTAGATGTCGCCATTTAGTGTGTTGATGTATGTTTGTTGAGTGTTTAATTTCGTTGTCTTCTGTTGCTGCAGAGTTGCCGGTTTTGGAGTTTGACAACAAAAGGAAAAGGTGGTGGCCCTTCTAGCTAGGATTCCCAGGACAGACTAGATAGAGCAGCTTTAACAGACTGAGGCCTTTCTGTTGGGCTGTGACACTGACTGATGACGAAAACGAGCCCATGGGTGGTGGACGGAACTGCATTGGCCTTGCCCTCCTTGCCCACACGATAGACATGTACAGTGCGTAGTAGATGGTACTAtttgcctacttggtaacccattctCAGATATATCTTTTATCTCTATTACTATAATAAAGCACCAACACGTAATGGGCCGATACGGGACGATACAATCGGTCTGAATGGGCCGATACAATTGGTTTGAGTAGCCAACGTGGGCCACCTCCCTCCTTCCGGCCACCACCCTTCCCCTCTTCTCTTTGTCGTCGCCTCTTCTCGCTCGCTCCCAATGTCCCCATTGCTACTGACCCCCTCCCGTTCCTCGTGCTTGCCACCACGTCCCCACTTATTACCTCTTCTCCCCGCCCCCTACTAAAATTAGTAAGAGAAACATGAATTATGCAAATAATTGTGATAAAAAAAATATCATTTGCATTAACGATCATATATCACATATGAATATCATTTTCATGCAATTGTTATGCTCTAACattttatcgaataatttgtatgtgaaagtcgtctagagagggggtgaataggcaaatctgaaatttataaagtttaagcataactacaagccggggttagcgttagaaatataaacgagtccgaaaagagagggcgaaaacaaatcacaagcgaataagagcgaatgacacgatgatttgttttaccgaggttcggttcttgtaaacctactccccgttgaggtggtcacaaagaccggtctttttcaaccctttccctctctcaaacggtcacctagaccg is a genomic window of Zea mays cultivar B73 chromosome 5, Zm-B73-REFERENCE-NAM-5.0, whole genome shotgun sequence containing:
- the LOC100282393 gene encoding OVARIAN TUMOR DOMAIN-containing deubiquitinating enzyme 9, with amino-acid sequence MVLFELDPDIIRWGLHHLLPAPAGYSPHCRTQTTPTTPCTAFARPPHQPIGDMGTSSSVEIKVEHVDGVDNDAIIAQALQEELSNVAFAEASGPTSAADNQQHSAVLTQQWLRPRAVHVEPASQEAGTREEPFSTCSSPGDDNNVQDSQQCLIELMDNFSVIDGEVGKRLNNMVPVPHVPKTNGEIPSVDEAISDHQRLLDRLVVYGLVDLKVKGDGNCQFRALSDQFYRTPEHHRFVRQQVVKQLESHPEIYAGYVPMDYREYLKKMSKSGEWGDHVTLQAAADSYGVKIFILTSFRDTCYIEILPVVEKSRRVICLSFWAEVHYNSIYPEGELPVLEFDNKRKRWWPF